A genomic window from Flavobacterium hankyongi includes:
- a CDS encoding DUF4136 domain-containing protein yields MRTLKLLSVALLFLLASCSSVRVNADYDKNANFGQYKTYAFHKSGIDKAEISDLDKKRILRSIDTQMSAKGFTKSDSPDLLVNIFTKERERVDVNQYYSGWGYGWGYGWNPYFWGGRQYVTTSTEGTLYIDLIDAKSKELIWQGVGTGYLTNCVEKKDERANEFVSKILEQFPPQIK; encoded by the coding sequence ATGAGAACTTTAAAACTATTGTCAGTAGCATTACTATTTCTACTCGCCTCTTGTAGTTCAGTAAGGGTTAATGCAGATTATGACAAAAATGCTAACTTTGGACAATATAAAACCTATGCTTTTCACAAAAGTGGTATAGATAAGGCGGAAATTTCTGATTTAGATAAAAAAAGAATTCTTCGTTCTATAGATACACAAATGAGTGCCAAAGGTTTCACAAAGAGTGATTCGCCGGATTTATTGGTTAATATTTTTACCAAAGAGAGAGAGCGAGTAGATGTAAACCAATATTATTCTGGATGGGGATACGGTTGGGGCTATGGTTGGAATCCTTATTTTTGGGGAGGAAGACAATATGTGACAACATCAACAGAAGGAACTTTATACATTGATTTAATTGATGCTAAAAGCAAAGAATTAATTTGGCAGGGAGTTGGAACAGGTTATTTAACAAACTGTGTTGAAAAAAAAGACGAGAGAGCCAATGAATTTGTTTCTAAGATATTAGAACAATTTCCTCCTCAAATTAAATAG
- a CDS encoding DUF5522 domain-containing protein gives MFGQNNENKLIEGEDFYYTPEGYKCFTEKYHLKRGYCCKSGCRHCPYGFDKKTGINTKKK, from the coding sequence ATGTTTGGGCAAAATAACGAAAATAAATTAATCGAGGGCGAAGATTTTTATTACACTCCCGAAGGATACAAATGCTTTACCGAAAAATATCACCTAAAAAGAGGTTATTGTTGTAAAAGCGGATGCAGACATTGTCCTTACGGATTTGATAAAAAAACGGGGATCAATACAAAGAAAAAATAG
- a CDS encoding GEVED domain-containing protein: MKKNYSSVDSLISDFTEQKPCKISTSDDPLKKFSFLSFLSLFLLFITVSSYSQTFTDNTANGNETWTVPAGVTSVTVQVWGAGGSGGGSDSNGYGGGGAGGGGYSTKTFSVLAGQTINYNIGAGAAATTIANGNTGGNTTLSHTNSSTSITANGGGRGLKETDTAGGIGGAGGTATGGTTNTTGQSGVNGESTGVNGASGGNGGNGGNSTATGGNGISNGDGINGTIPGGGGGGGERGGGSSRSGGAGANGQVIITYSVACSGTPVGGTASVSPSTGNVSSGYVVSATGYTTGSGITYQWQSNTNGAGWANIGASSSAYANYSATAPATVGTIVQWRLVVSCTASGLSSNSSTTTFTTVSASYCTPTGGSSSTSYYLNPTTTNGGLTNINYTAASYSAYVNNSATSFSQYAGSSLSVNMGASGSSSYYFYCWIDWNNDGDFADSGETIFSTTSYTATYTGTIAVPTGQATGNYRVRFGVSYLGALTSCGPAPYGNYVDYTLNVPSLPTCSGTPIAGATTINPVTAAPGSTYIISASGFTNASGMTYQWQSNTNGAGWINVGSASSTYSDYTATAPSPTGTVVQWHLIITCSASGQSATSTNGTFNSTSIQNVPASGNNSVACGTNIMIYDNGGSLSNYADSSDGYTVINVNATSESYITITGNYNTESSTLDPIRIYQGSGTGGTLVATYGGTGTINFTGNPGQTYSIRFTSDSSANYSGFALSVNYNGPCTPPACGRPTVTAIETGSTTGSATWTASAYGSPTGYFYAISTSSTAPTYPGGAWTATTATSATFTGLNSYTTYYVFVITNCGATNSIVSSDPFTTQLGPISNVATGCPSADSGWQDPLNGTISYTTSPPTSTCTSSSVTTLAANYLPLGSTSSYSIERIAYNPPSSFTGLANPISVGIDDVWSPVINLPFNFCFWGNTYTSCRVGSNSIITFDPATIALTGTNPSSGYAFSNNIPQSSDSVLLKNSIFGVFHDIDPSVGGTVGWELKTLPSGCRALVVAYNNVPLFGDNTKLYTGMMVLYENTNVIEVYIKNKPLDNTDGSPWNGNNAIVGIQNATGTQAAVAPGRNGLDTDWTATNEAWRFIPVGDDYAPIVHWFQNSITAANEIGTGDTIAVQPTTTTTYYSQVEYRFCNDGGLFYAQDNITVTVTGAKTWNGSVSTDWNTANNWTPSGVPTAADCVVIPTAPRNPIVSGTNYNGLGHNLTVQNGGNLSIASPTAPNRTSLTITDKITVNTGGIFTINNSANLIQTNNVSNTGNINMLRNAFVDYRDYVYWSSPVAGFNSGNISTFSNNTNLYKWTPTVAGNGVGNFGNWYNGTETMVIGKGYIERGLNNAPLNSPATFTATFTGVPNNGNITTPISRGTYNTVSTYASPYSPTNATQDDDNWNLIGNPYPSAINAKAFLTANAANLDGFIRIWTHGIAPNAAAPDPFYNNYGYNYEVTDYLTYNLSGAQTQNGFDGYIGAGQSFITKMLHSSASTSANAVFNNTMRSNTFRNDQFFRNSNTNSNTNPEGRIWLDLVSPTASNSTLVAYVDGATNSKDQMYDAQADLKANFSIYSLLDGYDRNVIQGRSLPFDQNDQVPLAVKLPTTGSYTIAIQGVDGLFSNQSQNIYLEDKQLNLIHDLRTAPYPFTGTQGEIIDRFVLRYTNQTLGNSTFDYNNAVTIFADNSINVKSSVEKIKEITVYDVLGKTLVTKKKIDNNEISITEVRPATNVLIVKVKLENDVEVVKKVIY, encoded by the coding sequence GTGAAAAAAAATTACTCATCTGTAGATTCCTTAATTAGTGATTTTACAGAACAAAAGCCTTGTAAAATCAGTACATCTGATGACCCTCTAAAAAAGTTTAGCTTTTTATCTTTTCTTTCTCTATTCTTACTATTTATTACTGTTAGTTCATATTCACAGACTTTTACAGATAACACTGCTAACGGGAACGAAACATGGACAGTTCCTGCCGGAGTAACTTCTGTAACCGTACAAGTATGGGGAGCAGGAGGCTCTGGAGGAGGCTCTGACTCAAATGGTTATGGAGGTGGAGGTGCTGGAGGTGGAGGATATTCTACCAAAACATTTTCGGTATTAGCTGGGCAAACTATAAATTACAATATTGGAGCTGGTGCTGCAGCAACAACTATTGCTAATGGGAACACAGGTGGAAATACGACTTTATCCCATACCAACTCTTCGACCAGTATAACTGCCAATGGAGGAGGAAGAGGACTCAAAGAAACAGATACAGCCGGGGGAATTGGCGGTGCTGGTGGAACAGCAACTGGAGGTACCACAAATACAACTGGACAAAGCGGCGTTAACGGAGAATCAACAGGTGTTAATGGAGCAAGTGGCGGAAATGGTGGAAATGGTGGAAATTCAACAGCTACTGGAGGAAATGGAATAAGTAATGGAGACGGAATTAATGGAACAATACCAGGCGGAGGCGGAGGCGGAGGCGAAAGAGGAGGTGGAAGTTCAAGAAGCGGTGGGGCTGGAGCTAATGGACAAGTAATTATTACTTATTCTGTTGCTTGTTCTGGAACACCTGTTGGAGGAACTGCTTCAGTATCTCCTTCAACTGGAAATGTAAGCAGTGGATATGTTGTATCAGCAACTGGATATACAACTGGCTCAGGTATAACATATCAATGGCAATCAAACACAAATGGTGCTGGCTGGGCAAATATTGGAGCATCTTCATCAGCTTATGCTAACTATAGTGCAACAGCACCAGCTACAGTTGGAACTATTGTCCAATGGCGATTAGTAGTTTCTTGTACTGCTTCTGGACTATCTTCAAATTCATCAACTACAACATTTACTACCGTAAGTGCTAGCTATTGTACTCCAACTGGAGGTTCTAGCAGTACTTCATATTATTTAAATCCAACAACAACAAATGGAGGATTAACTAATATCAACTATACTGCCGCTTCTTATTCAGCATACGTCAATAACTCAGCTACTTCTTTTTCACAATACGCTGGTTCTTCATTAAGTGTCAATATGGGAGCTTCTGGATCGAGCAGTTATTACTTTTATTGTTGGATAGATTGGAACAATGACGGCGATTTCGCTGATTCGGGAGAAACCATTTTTTCAACAACCTCTTATACTGCAACATATACAGGAACCATTGCTGTTCCAACAGGGCAAGCTACTGGAAATTATAGAGTACGTTTTGGAGTGAGCTATTTGGGAGCTTTAACATCATGTGGACCAGCTCCGTATGGAAACTATGTTGATTACACCCTAAATGTACCATCTTTACCAACATGCTCAGGAACACCAATAGCAGGAGCAACTACAATCAATCCAGTTACTGCAGCACCTGGCTCAACCTATATTATCTCTGCTTCAGGTTTCACCAATGCTTCAGGTATGACATATCAATGGCAATCAAACACAAATGGCGCTGGTTGGATCAATGTTGGATCTGCTTCTTCAACTTATTCAGACTATACCGCTACTGCACCATCACCTACTGGAACAGTAGTACAATGGCATTTAATTATTACATGTTCTGCTTCAGGACAGTCTGCAACTTCAACCAACGGAACATTTAATTCTACTTCAATACAAAATGTTCCAGCATCAGGAAACAATTCTGTTGCTTGTGGCACGAATATAATGATATATGACAACGGAGGATCTTTATCCAATTACGCTGATAGTAGTGATGGATATACAGTAATAAACGTTAACGCAACTTCTGAATCATATATAACAATTACAGGCAATTACAATACTGAATCGTCAACATTAGATCCTATTAGAATTTACCAAGGTTCTGGCACTGGCGGTACCCTTGTTGCCACTTATGGAGGAACAGGAACAATAAATTTTACAGGTAACCCTGGACAAACGTACTCTATTCGATTTACGTCTGATAGTTCTGCAAACTATTCTGGTTTTGCTTTATCTGTAAATTACAACGGTCCGTGCACACCTCCAGCATGTGGTCGTCCTACAGTAACAGCTATCGAAACAGGCAGTACAACAGGTAGTGCTACTTGGACAGCCTCAGCTTATGGCTCACCAACAGGCTACTTTTATGCTATAAGTACTTCATCAACAGCACCAACTTACCCAGGAGGAGCTTGGACAGCTACTACAGCCACCTCAGCTACATTTACAGGATTAAACAGCTATACAACATATTATGTTTTTGTAATTACAAACTGTGGAGCAACAAATAGCATTGTAAGTTCAGATCCGTTCACAACGCAACTTGGCCCTATTAGTAATGTAGCAACTGGCTGCCCTTCAGCAGATTCAGGTTGGCAAGACCCTTTAAATGGTACTATCAGCTATACAACATCACCACCAACAAGTACATGTACAAGTTCTAGCGTTACTACACTAGCAGCAAATTATCTTCCACTAGGAAGTACATCAAGCTACTCAATAGAGCGAATTGCATATAACCCGCCTAGTTCTTTTACAGGCTTAGCAAATCCTATTAGTGTAGGTATAGATGATGTTTGGTCACCAGTAATTAATTTACCTTTTAATTTCTGTTTTTGGGGAAACACATACACAAGTTGTCGTGTAGGTTCTAATAGTATTATTACTTTTGATCCTGCCACAATAGCTCTAACTGGCACTAACCCATCTAGTGGATATGCTTTTAGTAATAACATTCCTCAAAGCAGTGATAGTGTTTTACTTAAAAATTCAATATTTGGTGTTTTTCATGATATCGACCCTTCTGTTGGAGGAACTGTTGGCTGGGAATTAAAAACACTACCAAGCGGATGTAGAGCTTTAGTAGTAGCTTACAACAATGTGCCTTTATTTGGAGATAATACCAAACTATATACAGGCATGATGGTTTTATATGAAAACACAAACGTAATCGAAGTGTATATCAAAAATAAACCATTAGACAATACAGATGGAAGCCCTTGGAATGGAAACAATGCCATTGTAGGAATACAGAATGCTACTGGAACACAAGCCGCTGTAGCCCCAGGCAGAAATGGTTTAGATACAGATTGGACAGCTACAAATGAAGCTTGGCGTTTTATCCCTGTTGGTGATGATTATGCCCCTATTGTTCATTGGTTTCAAAATAGCATTACTGCTGCCAATGAAATTGGAACTGGTGATACTATCGCTGTCCAACCAACAACAACAACAACCTACTACTCACAAGTTGAATACAGATTCTGTAATGATGGAGGTTTATTCTACGCACAGGATAATATTACCGTAACGGTAACTGGAGCAAAAACATGGAATGGATCAGTAAGTACTGACTGGAACACTGCTAATAACTGGACACCGTCTGGAGTTCCTACTGCAGCTGATTGTGTAGTTATTCCTACAGCACCTAGAAACCCAATTGTATCTGGAACAAATTACAATGGTCTTGGTCATAACTTAACAGTTCAAAATGGTGGAAATTTAAGTATTGCTTCACCAACAGCTCCTAACAGAACAAGCTTAACCATTACAGACAAAATTACAGTGAATACAGGAGGTATTTTCACAATAAACAACTCAGCTAATCTTATCCAAACAAACAACGTAAGCAACACAGGTAATATTAACATGTTAAGAAATGCTTTTGTTGATTATCGAGATTATGTATATTGGTCAAGTCCTGTAGCAGGATTTAATTCAGGGAATATTTCAACTTTTTCAAACAATACTAATCTATACAAATGGACGCCTACTGTTGCTGGAAATGGAGTAGGTAATTTTGGGAATTGGTATAATGGCACAGAAACAATGGTAATAGGAAAAGGATACATTGAAAGAGGATTAAATAATGCTCCATTGAATTCACCTGCAACTTTTACCGCTACATTTACAGGAGTACCTAATAACGGAAATATTACAACCCCAATCTCAAGAGGTACTTACAATACCGTGAGCACATATGCTTCACCTTATTCTCCAACTAATGCAACTCAAGATGATGATAATTGGAATCTAATTGGTAATCCATACCCATCTGCAATCAATGCAAAAGCTTTCTTAACAGCCAATGCAGCTAATCTTGATGGCTTTATCAGAATTTGGACTCACGGAATTGCGCCTAACGCAGCTGCTCCAGACCCATTCTATAACAATTATGGATATAATTATGAAGTTACAGACTATTTGACTTATAACCTGTCAGGAGCTCAAACTCAAAATGGATTTGATGGCTATATTGGTGCTGGACAAAGTTTTATAACTAAAATGCTTCACAGCAGTGCTTCTACATCTGCAAACGCAGTGTTTAACAACACGATGAGAAGCAACACATTTAGAAATGATCAATTTTTCAGAAACTCAAACACAAATTCTAACACTAATCCTGAAGGAAGAATTTGGTTAGATTTAGTTTCTCCAACAGCAAGCAATTCAACACTAGTAGCATATGTAGACGGCGCTACAAATAGTAAAGATCAAATGTATGATGCACAGGCAGATCTGAAAGCTAATTTTAGCATATATTCTTTACTAGATGGGTATGACAGAAACGTTATTCAAGGTAGAAGTCTGCCATTTGATCAAAATGATCAGGTCCCACTTGCAGTTAAACTACCAACAACAGGTAGCTACACAATTGCAATACAAGGAGTTGATGGATTGTTTAGTAATCAAAGCCAAAACATTTATCTTGAAGACAAACAATTAAACTTAATTCATGATTTACGCACTGCACCATATCCGTTTACTGGGACTCAAGGCGAAATTATAGATAGATTTGTATTACGTTATACAAACCAAACATTAGGCAACAGTACTTTTGACTACAACAATGCAGTTACAATTTTTGCTGATAACAGCATTAATGTAAAATCATCTGTAGAAAAAATTAAAGAAATAACTGTCTATGATGTTCTTGGAAAAACATTGGTTACTAAAAAGAAAATAGACAATAACGAAATTTCAATAACAGAAGTTAGACCTGCAACTAATGTACTAATTGTAAAAGTAAAACTGGAAAACGACGTAGAAGTTGTTAAAAAAGTAATATACTAA
- a CDS encoding urocanate hydratase, which produces MTFQDQILEGIPSVLPQQKPYESNINHAPKRKEILTAEEKKLAITNALRYFESKHHAELIPEFKEELERYGRIYMYRLRPDYRMYARPISEYPGKSEQAKAIMLMIQNNLDYAVAQHPHELITYGGNGAVFSNWAQYRLTMKYLSEMTDEQTLVMYSGHPMGLFPSHKEAPRVVVTNGMVIPNYSKPDDWERMNALGVSQYGQMTAGSYMYIGPQGIVHGTTITVLNGFRKIGKNPSGNLFVTSGLGGMSGAQPKAGTIAGCVTVCAEVNPKITKIRHEQGWIHEIIEDLDKLVARVRKAQENKEIVSIAYLGNIVDVWEKFDAENVHIDLGSDQTSLHNPWAGGYYPVGISFEDANEMMANNPEQFKTEVQKTLRRHADAINKHTAKGTYFFDYGNAFLLEASRAGADVMAENPTLGREFKYPSYVQDIMGPMCFDYGFGPFRWVCCSGNPEDLAKTDKIACDVLEEMMKNSPAEIQQQMADNIQWIKGAQQNKLVVGSQARILYADAEGRTKIAEAFNQAIAKEEIGYVVLGRDHHDVSGTDSPYRETSNIYDGSRFTADMAIHNVIGDSFRGATWVSIHNGGGVGWGEVINGGFGMVLDGSKEASRRLESMLFWDVNNGISRRSWARNEGAIFAIKRAMENQPLLKVTLPNIVEEGLLDF; this is translated from the coding sequence ATGACTTTTCAAGACCAAATATTAGAAGGTATTCCTTCGGTTTTACCTCAACAAAAACCTTACGAAAGCAATATAAATCACGCACCTAAGCGTAAAGAAATATTAACTGCTGAAGAAAAAAAATTAGCCATAACAAATGCGCTACGTTATTTTGAATCAAAACATCATGCTGAACTAATCCCTGAATTCAAAGAAGAATTAGAAAGATACGGCCGAATTTACATGTATCGTCTTCGACCAGATTACCGCATGTATGCCAGACCAATTTCTGAATATCCAGGAAAATCTGAACAAGCAAAAGCTATAATGCTAATGATTCAAAATAATTTGGATTATGCTGTAGCACAACACCCACATGAGTTAATTACTTACGGAGGTAATGGAGCAGTATTTAGCAACTGGGCTCAATATCGTTTAACAATGAAGTATTTGTCAGAAATGACAGATGAACAAACACTTGTCATGTATTCTGGTCATCCAATGGGTCTTTTCCCCTCTCACAAAGAAGCTCCAAGAGTTGTTGTCACAAACGGAATGGTAATTCCTAATTACTCCAAACCAGACGATTGGGAAAGAATGAACGCTTTAGGGGTTTCTCAATATGGGCAAATGACAGCTGGAAGTTACATGTATATTGGCCCTCAAGGAATTGTACACGGAACAACTATCACAGTATTGAATGGCTTTAGAAAAATTGGAAAAAATCCATCCGGAAATTTATTTGTAACATCAGGTCTTGGAGGAATGAGTGGCGCACAACCCAAAGCCGGAACTATTGCTGGTTGCGTAACAGTTTGTGCTGAAGTAAATCCTAAAATCACAAAAATTCGTCACGAACAAGGTTGGATTCATGAAATTATAGAAGATTTAGATAAATTAGTAGCTCGTGTTCGTAAAGCGCAAGAGAATAAAGAAATTGTATCTATCGCCTATCTAGGAAATATAGTCGATGTTTGGGAAAAATTTGATGCAGAAAACGTACATATCGATTTAGGTTCAGATCAAACTTCTTTACACAATCCTTGGGCTGGTGGTTATTACCCTGTTGGAATTTCATTTGAAGATGCTAACGAAATGATGGCTAACAATCCTGAACAATTTAAAACAGAGGTTCAAAAAACATTACGTCGTCATGCTGACGCTATAAACAAACACACTGCCAAAGGAACTTATTTCTTTGATTACGGAAATGCATTTTTATTAGAAGCTTCAAGAGCTGGTGCCGATGTAATGGCTGAAAATCCTACTCTAGGAAGAGAATTTAAATACCCTTCATACGTTCAGGATATTATGGGACCAATGTGTTTCGATTACGGCTTTGGTCCGTTCCGTTGGGTATGTTGTTCTGGAAATCCAGAAGATTTAGCAAAAACAGACAAAATTGCGTGTGATGTTTTAGAGGAAATGATGAAAAATTCTCCTGCTGAAATTCAACAACAAATGGCCGATAATATTCAATGGATTAAAGGTGCGCAACAGAACAAATTAGTAGTTGGCTCTCAAGCCCGAATTTTATATGCAGATGCTGAAGGCAGAACTAAAATTGCAGAAGCTTTCAACCAAGCCATCGCAAAAGAAGAAATTGGCTATGTAGTTTTAGGACGTGATCATCACGACGTTTCAGGAACAGATTCTCCATACAGGGAAACTTCAAATATTTATGATGGATCTCGTTTTACTGCCGACATGGCTATTCACAACGTTATTGGCGATAGTTTCCGAGGTGCAACTTGGGTCTCAATACACAATGGTGGTGGCGTTGGATGGGGCGAAGTAATCAACGGTGGGTTTGGTATGGTTCTTGATGGCAGCAAAGAAGCTTCAAGACGCTTAGAATCAATGCTTTTCTGGGACGTAAACAACGGAATATCAAGAAGAAGCTGGGCAAGAAATGAAGGAGCGATTTTTGCCATTAAAAGAGCCATGGAGAATCAACCACTTTTAAAAGTAACATTACCTAACATAGTCGAAGAAGGATTACTGGATTTTTAA
- a CDS encoding T9SS sorting signal type C domain-containing protein, whose protein sequence is MKLFYSKTIFFHKTLLLFLFLIGYQGYAQIFTDPLNGSITSGNTYFKSATGTTTNANINVDGIRYISSPSTSMTANNAYFAYNWTSNNINLTKYFEISLSPKSCYQINFNTLDISFKINDQNSNNIGPTRVAIRCSSDNYTSDLYTYSITTINHAWVASIDITSLTNISGNIKFRIYAWGGNSSNSNNNFGINDYSFTNGSVNSNITTPIVSTTAATCGAAGTATITNYSAGNSYTFTPTGPTVSAGGTINSMVTGTSYTVRASNGGCNSANSNSFSITAALPIPATPTVNTTSITCATSGTATITNYNALNTYTFVPTGPTVSAGGIINGMVTGTSYTVQANNGSCTSNTSSSFVIVDNSSTTWNGSTWSNGNPDLTKNAIINADYDMVNNSALANINACSLTINSPAKVIVKSNATFTLQNTLTVSTGATFNIKNNASLIQINNVSNNGNINMERTAFIDFRDYVYWSSPVAGFNSANISAYSNNAYLYKWNPTTGATNGFGNWANGVETMVLGKGYIERGLNNAPLNSPVNFTATFTGIPNNGNITTPIARGTYTGVNYNTGVSTTPATDDDDNWNLLGNPYPSAISAADFLNANATNLDGFVKIWTHGMAPSTTAPDPFYNNYVYNYDPNDYITWNLSGASTPGFNGYIAAGQGFITKMKHTSPTTTSTAQFNNSMRNASYTNNQFYKSANNQKSSNIEEGHIWIDLVSSSASTRALVAYVNGATDEKDQMYDAQADMKSNFRINSLLGPERLIIQGKKVPFDSNDQVFIAYSAPTNGTYSIAIGAVDGLFTDLSQNIYLEDKQLNIIHNLRSTPYQFTTNQGENTNRFVLRYTNQTLSNDTFVFSNSVSVYANQYLNIKSSSENITDIKVFDVLGKTILSKNKIGKNEISLTELKANSSVIIVKVILENGNEVTKKVIF, encoded by the coding sequence ATGAAACTATTCTACTCCAAAACCATCTTTTTTCACAAAACCTTATTATTATTTTTATTTTTGATAGGTTACCAAGGATATGCACAAATATTTACAGATCCATTAAATGGTTCTATAACTTCTGGAAATACATATTTTAAATCAGCAACAGGTACAACAACTAACGCAAACATAAATGTCGATGGAATACGTTACATTAGTTCACCAAGCACTAGTATGACTGCGAACAATGCCTATTTTGCATACAACTGGACAAGTAACAATATTAATCTAACTAAATATTTCGAAATCTCTTTAAGTCCAAAATCGTGTTATCAAATAAATTTCAATACACTAGACATTTCTTTTAAAATTAATGACCAAAATTCTAACAATATAGGTCCTACACGTGTAGCTATCAGATGTAGTTCAGATAATTACACTTCAGATTTATATACATATAGTATAACAACTATAAATCATGCTTGGGTTGCTAGTATAGATATTACTTCATTAACAAATATTAGTGGAAATATAAAATTCAGAATCTATGCTTGGGGGGGTAACAGCTCAAACTCTAATAATAATTTTGGAATAAATGATTACAGTTTCACTAATGGTTCAGTAAATTCAAATATAACTACACCAATAGTTAGTACAACAGCAGCAACTTGTGGAGCAGCTGGAACTGCTACAATTACAAACTATAGCGCAGGAAACTCCTATACTTTTACTCCTACTGGACCTACAGTAAGTGCTGGAGGAACAATTAATAGTATGGTTACTGGCACATCATATACTGTAAGAGCAAGCAATGGTGGTTGTAATTCAGCTAATTCAAACAGTTTTAGCATTACTGCAGCACTTCCTATCCCTGCAACTCCAACGGTAAATACAACTTCTATTACTTGTGCAACTTCTGGAACTGCAACAATCACAAATTATAATGCATTAAATACATATACGTTTGTTCCAACAGGTCCAACGGTAAGTGCTGGTGGTATCATTAACGGCATGGTTACAGGCACATCATATACTGTACAAGCAAACAACGGAAGTTGTACATCTAACACCTCATCATCTTTTGTAATAGTTGATAATTCTTCTACTACTTGGAATGGCAGCACATGGAGTAATGGCAATCCAGATTTGACTAAAAATGCTATAATCAATGCAGACTATGACATGGTTAATAACTCTGCCTTAGCTAATATAAACGCCTGCAGCCTAACTATTAATTCTCCTGCTAAAGTTATTGTAAAATCAAACGCTACTTTTACACTTCAAAACACATTAACCGTTTCGACAGGCGCAACATTTAACATAAAAAACAATGCAAGTTTAATCCAAATAAACAATGTTTCTAATAATGGAAACATAAATATGGAAAGAACAGCTTTTATTGATTTTAGAGATTATGTATACTGGTCTTCTCCTGTTGCAGGATTTAATTCAGCAAACATATCTGCGTATTCAAACAACGCTTATCTTTACAAATGGAATCCAACAACCGGTGCCACAAATGGTTTTGGAAACTGGGCTAATGGCGTAGAAACAATGGTTCTTGGAAAAGGTTATATTGAAAGAGGATTAAACAATGCTCCTTTAAACTCTCCAGTTAATTTCACAGCCACTTTTACAGGTATACCAAATAACGGCAACATAACAACACCTATAGCTAGAGGAACTTACACTGGTGTAAACTACAACACGGGAGTATCTACAACCCCTGCTACTGACGATGATGACAACTGGAACTTATTAGGAAATCCTTACCCATCTGCAATTTCAGCTGCTGATTTCTTGAACGCAAACGCTACAAACCTTGATGGTTTTGTTAAAATTTGGACACATGGAATGGCTCCAAGCACAACTGCTCCCGATCCATTCTACAACAATTATGTATATAACTATGATCCTAATGATTACATCACTTGGAATCTTTCAGGAGCTTCAACACCAGGATTTAACGGATATATTGCTGCTGGACAAGGATTCATTACAAAAATGAAACATACAAGTCCTACAACTACTTCGACTGCGCAATTTAACAATAGCATGAGAAACGCATCTTATACAAACAACCAATTTTATAAATCTGCCAATAATCAAAAATCTTCAAACATCGAGGAAGGACACATTTGGATTGATCTTGTTTCGTCTTCTGCAAGTACAAGAGCTTTGGTTGCTTATGTTAATGGAGCTACAGATGAAAAAGACCAAATGTATGACGCACAAGCAGACATGAAATCAAATTTCAGAATCAACTCATTATTAGGCCCTGAAAGATTAATAATTCAAGGTAAAAAAGTACCTTTTGACTCAAACGATCAAGTTTTTATAGCTTACAGTGCACCTACAAACGGAACTTACAGCATTGCTATTGGGGCTGTAGATGGATTATTTACAGACCTAAGTCAAAACATTTATCTGGAAGACAAACAACTTAATATAATTCATAATTTACGATCTACTCCTTATCAATTCACTACAAATCAAGGAGAGAACACAAACCGTTTTGTATTAAGATATACAAACCAAACATTAAGCAATGATACTTTTGTGTTTTCTAATTCTGTTTCTGTATATGCTAACCAATATCTTAACATCAAATCCTCATCAGAAAATATAACAGACATAAAAGTATTTGATGTGCTTGGAAAAACAATTCTTAGCAAAAACAAAATTGGCAAAAACGAAATTAGTTTAACAGAACTTAAAGCAAATTCATCTGTTATAATTGTTAAAGTTATCCTAGAAAATGGAAATGAAGTCACTAAAAAAGTGATTTTCTAA